A genomic segment from Montipora foliosa isolate CH-2021 chromosome 9, ASM3666993v2, whole genome shotgun sequence encodes:
- the LOC137971650 gene encoding uncharacterized protein KIAA1958-like: MASRFKDLDVSVEDFISEQENESTKKKTLQNVAVLQQFLASKNDERKLEEIPPEELNEYLSEFIITVRTKDKQEEYEPSSLRGFIASFERYLKNKNYGHSIIKDLQFEKTRKALSSKQKDLKRKGKGNKPNTSVAISEDDIQVLYEKKLLGTERPEALLNTLWLNNTTQFGLRGCKEHRDMCWGDVKLKKTSTGVEFLEYGERQTKTRLGDDTNDVRPIAPKMFSLPNSDRCPVLTYKVFAEKRPTQMNFDEAPFYLAVNNIKTDSLDKKPWFKQSPVGVNKLNSIMKVMSEKAARLTILAFKLESSSDAEVLEECPKKPTASEVRSAIDVLTSVCS, translated from the exons atggcatcaagatttaaggatttagatgtgtctgtggaggatttcatctcagaacaagaaaacgaaagcactaaaaagaaaactttgcaaaatgtagccgtGCTGCAACAATTCCTAGCATCGAAAAACGACGAACGAAAACTTGAAGAGATCCCTCCAGAGGAGCTGAATGAATATTTGAGCGAATTCATCATAACAGTCCGCACCAAAGACAAACAAGAAGAATACGAACCAAGCTCCCTTCGAGGATTCATTGCAAGCTTTGAGagatatctcaaaaacaaaaattacggTCACAGCATCATCAAAGACCTGCAATTcgagaaaacaagaaaagctTTGTCATCCAAGCAGAAAGATTTGAAACGCAAAGGGAAAGGCAATAAACCAAATACATCTGTCGCTATCAGTGAAGACGACATACAAGTTCTCTACGAGAAAAAACTTCTAGGAACTGAGAGACCTGAAGCTCTGCTGAACACACTCTGGTTGAATAACACAACTCAGTTCGGTCTTCGCGGCTGCAAAGAGCACAGGGACATGTGCTGGGGCGACGTGAAGCTCAAGAAAACATCAACTGGAGTGGAATTTCTTGAATACGGAGAACGACAAACAAAAACCCGCCTCGGAGATGACACGAACGATGTTAGGCCGATAGctccaaaaatgttttcacttcCAAATAGCGACAGATGTCCAGTGTTGACTTACAAGGTTTTCGCCGAAAAGAGACCGACTCAAATGAACTTTGACGAGGCGCCGTTTTATCTAGCGGTAAACAACATCAAGACAGACTCGCTCGACAAAAAGCCGTGGTTCAAACAGTCTCCTGTTGGTGTGAACAAACTCAATTCTATTATGAAGGTCATGTCAGAAAAAgctgcacgattgacaatcttg GCATTTAAGCTGGAGAGTTCTTCAGATGCTGAGGTCCTAGAAGAATGCCCCAAGAAACCTACGGCAAGCGAAGTCAGATCCGCAATTGATGTGCTGACTTCAGTCTGTTCGTGA
- the LOC137971651 gene encoding uncharacterized protein, producing the protein MKLNLKKCKEMIINFRQYSPFPPVPLTVGGSVIERVLTYKLLGVYLSKDLSWNVHIEHIVKEANKRLYALRTLEKGGLTTMQLVQVHCSIVRSVLEYACPVWAALPKYLDDAIESVQKRALRIALPNVHYDDALFQSGITTLFQRGDEACTNFIKRDCLSSPVLKPLIPCVSIDRPYCLRSGERVPVRFVPKTKRFADFCTIKYQDQL; encoded by the coding sequence ATGAAACTTAAtttaaagaaatgcaaagaaatgatCATTAACTTTAGGCAGTATAGCCCATTCCCCCCTGTCCCTCTTACTGTTGGGGGTTCTGTCATTGAAAGAGTTCTGACCTATAAGCTCTTGGGTGTCTATCTCTCTAAAGATCTTTCATGGAACGTTCACATAGAGCACATAGTCAAAGAGGCCAATAAGCGTTTGTACGCACTGCGCACGCTTGAAAAAGGTGGCCTCACTACCATGCAGCTAGTGCAAGTGCACTGTAGCATTGTACGATCTGTACTAGAATATGCCTGCCCTGTTTGGGCAGCTCTGCCAAAGTACTTAGATGACGCTATAGAATCTGTACAAAAAAGGGCCCTACGCATCGCTCTGCCGAACGTTCACTATGACGATGCCTTATTTCAATCTGGCATCACTACCCTTTTCCAGAGAGGGGACGAAGCTTGCACAAATTTTATCAAGCGTGACTGCCTGTCCTCTCCTGTACTCAAGCCATTAATTCCTTGTGTGTCAATTGACAGGCCATACTGCCTCCGTTCAGGCGAACGTGTTCCGGTGCGCTTTGTCCCTAAGACAAAGCGGTTCGCAGATTTCTGCACCATTAAGTATCAAGATCAGTTGTAA